A genomic window from Nicotiana sylvestris chromosome 11, ASM39365v2, whole genome shotgun sequence includes:
- the LOC104233101 gene encoding large ribosomal subunit protein P2A-like, with protein MKVIAAYLLAALGGNASPMAEELKAILSSVGAEADNEKMELLLSQVKGKDLTELIAAGREMIASVASGGGGVVVVASGGGGGGAVVEEKVEEKKVEEKEESEEDFGFDLFG; from the coding sequence ATGAAGGTTATCGCCGCCTACTTGTTGGCCGCATTGGGCGGAAACGCCAGCCCTATGGCGGAGGAATTGAAGGCAATTCTCTCTTCCGTTGGTGCAGAAGCTGATAATGAAAAAATGGAACTGTTATTATCTCAAGTTAAAGGAAAAGATCTCACTGAACTTATTGCTGCTGGTAGAGAGATGATTGCTTCGGTGGCTTCCGGTGGTGGTGGTGTTGTGGTTGTCGCTAGTGGCGGCGGCGGCGGTGGTGCAGTGGTGGAAGAGAAGGTGGAGGAAAAGAAAGTGGAAGAGAAAGAAGAGTCTGAGGAGGACTTTGGTTTTGATCTCTTTGGTTAG
- the LOC104233099 gene encoding eukaryotic translation initiation factor-like, which translates to MSPDQGVVNISDDNLEIVESELFGEVANRDHADANVVNVSGYILEMKQEVESELFGEDANRGHAYTDTTGDYRYEGRECIRYTRDQLLNLRKVVNISGDILKFKQEVQSELFGEDARRGHADTNTTGDSRFDGRVSFRYKLLKRRKVRKNSKDVLKFKQEVESELFGEVVDRGSADADVLIQSQIRYSEPDTPENRELGGQFNSRHQEANEYNWQEQFSPQFARTQISPNQRGGPSPALIKAELPCSVPQISNLFGKYHVLNTATGILHNPTLKKFDLLKNQLVDSRITSVYILKGVISLIFDEAVLEPTFCPMYAQLCSDLNENLPPFPSVESGGKEIMFKRVIWNKCQEAFEVVDKLREEVRQMTAPEQDSEGKDKERLIKLLTLGNTRLIGELLKQKLVPEKIALDILQELLWYDHKSCLAEQNVEAICLFFNNIGKLLDENKKSRHINDIYVNLLRKLSTNPQLTPRLRFMVCDVLDLRANNWVPRQEEQKPSQRSPWGCVLPLRALKVLLVLKGV; encoded by the exons ATGTCTCCCGACCAAGGG GTGGTTAACATTTCCGACGATAATCTTGAAATAGTTGAATCTGAACTGTTTGGTGAAGTTGCCAATCGAGATCATGCAGATGCCAAT GTGGTTAATGTTTCCGGGTATATTCTTGAAATGAAACAAGAAGTTGAGTCTGAACTGTTTGGTGAAGATGCCAATCGAGGTCATGCATATACCGAT ACTACTGGAGACTATCGTTATGAGGGCCGAGAATGCATTAGGTATACTCGAGATCAACTATTGAACTTGAGGAAG GTGGTTAATATTTCTGGAgatattttaaaattcaaacaaGAAGTTCAATCTGAACTGTTTGGTGAAGATGCCCGTCGAGGTCATGCAGATACCAAT ACTACTGGAGACTCTCGTTTTGACGGCCGTGTAAGCTTTAGGTATAAGCTGCTGAAACGGAGAAAG GTGCGCAAGAACTCCAAAGATGTTCTTAAATTCAAGCAAGAAGTTGAATCTGAACTATTTGGTGAAGTTGTCGATCGAGGTTCTGCAGATGCCGAT GTGCTGATCCAGTCTCAGATTCGTTATTCAGAGCCAGATACCCCTGAGAACAGAGAACTTGGTGGCCAATTCAACTCTAGACATCAGGAAGCAAATGAATATAACTGGCAAGAACAATTTAGCCCACAGTTTGCAAGAACTCAAATATCGCCCAACCAACGG GGAGGACCTTCTCCTGCACTAATCAAAGCTGAGCTGCCATGTTCAGTACCTCAAATAAGCAATCTTTTTGGCAAATATCATGTCTTGAATACTGCGACGGG TATACTCCACAATCCGACTCTGAAAAAGTTTGATCTCCTCAAAAATCAATTGGTTGATTCAAGGATAACTAGCGTGTACATTCTAAAG GGTGTTATATCCTTGATATTTGACGAGGCTGTATTGGAACCAACATTTTGCCCGATGTACGCCCAACTCTGTTCTGATCTCAACGAAAATCTGCCACCATTTCCTTCTGTTGAATCCGGTGGCAAAGAGATTATGTTCAAGCGTGTTATATGGAAtaaatgtcaggaggcatttgaagTTGTAGACAAGCTGCGTGAGGAGGTGAGGCAAATGACTGCACCTGAGCAGGATTCAGAAGGCAAAGACAAAGAAAGGTTGATCAAATTGCTCACTCTTGGCAATACACGGCTTATCGGAGAGCTTTTGAAGCAAAAGTTGGTTCCTGAAAAGATTGCTCTTGACATTCTTCag GAACTATTATGGTACGATCACAAAAGTTGTCTAGCAGAACAGAACGTTGAAGCCATTTGTCTGTTCTTCAACAACATTGGCAAGTTGCTTGATGAGAACAAAAAATCAAGGCACATCAACGATATCTACGTTAACTTGTTGAGGAAACTATCAACAAACCCTCAGTTGACTCCAAGGCTGAGGTTTATGGTTTGTGATGTACTGGATTTACGTGCCAATAACTGGGTCCCTAGGCAGGAAGAG CAAAAACCATCACAGAGAAGTCCTTGGGGTTGCGTCCTGCCACTGCGAGCATTAAAAGTTCTCCTGGTGCTCAAGGGAGTTTGA
- the LOC104233100 gene encoding eukaryotic translation initiation factor, whose protein sequence is MNDLLNSLSSEPYHLNLDYLGSQNEYQMSSAGVYLGGNNTGILNNPTLKRFDLLKSQLIIIGITSAAILKAVVTLIFDKAVLEPTFCLMYIQLFFDLNKKLPPFPSDESGCREITLKYVLLDNCQKTFEGADNLQEEARQMTAPEQESERKDKEKLIKLRTLGNIQLIGEIFKLRMLSKNIIHGIVKEMLIYNHKCCLAEENVEASWQLLINIGKLLDKSQDSTENIDVYFDCLKKLSTNPRLAPRLRVMVCDVLDLRANNWVPKPILVL, encoded by the exons ATGAATGATTTATTAAATTCCCTCTCTAGTGAGCCTTACCACTTGAATCTAGATTATTTGGGGTCTCAAAACGAGTACCAAATGTCGAGTGCAGGGGTGTATCTAGGTGGgaataatactgg TATACTCAACAACCCGACTCTGAAAAGGTTTGATCTCCTAAAAAGTCAATTGATAATTATAGGGATAACTAGTGCAGCCATTCTAAAG GCTGTTGTTACCTTGATATTTGACAAGGCTGTACTAGAACCAACATTTTGCCTGATGTATATCCAACTGTTTTTTGATCTCAATAAAAAGCTGCCTCCATTTCCTTCTGATGAATCTGGTTGCAGAGAGATTACGCTCAAGTATGTTCTATTGGATAATTGTCAGAAGACATTTGAAGGTGCTGACAATCTGCAAGAAGAGGCGAGGCAAATGACAGCACCGGAGCAGGAGTCAGAAcgcaaggacaaagaaaagttgATCAAACTGCGAACTCTTGGCAATATACAGCTTATTGGAGAGATTTTTAAGCTTAGGATGCTCAGCAAAAATATTATTCATGGCATTGTTAAG GAAATGTTAATATACAATCACAAATGTTGTCTGGCAGAAGAGAATGTTGAAGCCAGTTGGCAGTTACTCATCAACATTGGCAAGCTGCTTGATAAGAGCCAAGATTCAACGGAGAACATCGATGTTTACTTTGACTGTTTGAAGAAACTGTCGACAAATCCTCGGTTGGCTCCACGACTGAGGGTTATGGTTTGCGATGTGCTGGATTTACGTGCCAATAACTGGGTTCCTAAGCCgattttagttctgtaa